From Elaeis guineensis isolate ETL-2024a chromosome 16, EG11, whole genome shotgun sequence, a single genomic window includes:
- the LOC105059263 gene encoding protein VASCULATURE COMPLEXITY AND CONNECTIVITY: MERKAVVVCVAAGFLGLLSAALGFAAEATRVKASDVRTTISGNCIYPRSPALALGLTAAVALMMAQAIINTVTGCICCKKHLNSLDTNWTVALISFIISWVTFIIAFLLLLTGAALNDQHGEERMYFGNYCYVVKPGVFSGGAVMSLASVALGIVYYVALSSSKNVQSWDPQRNQGIAMGHAQIPPQSTQPVFVHEDTYNRQQFP, encoded by the exons ATGGAGAGGAAAGCCGTGGTGGTTTGCGTGGCAGCGGGGTTTCTGGGGCTTCTCTCCGCCGCGCTGGGCTTCGCCGCGGAGGCGACAAGGGTCAAG GCCTCAGATGTTCGAACAACAATATCAGGGAATTGTATATATCCAAGGAGTCCAGCATTAGCTCTAGGCCTAACAGCAGCAGTAGCTCTAATGATGGCTCAGGCAATCATTAACACTGTAACTGGGTGCATATGTTGCAAGAAGCATCTAAATTCATTGGACACCAACTGGACTGTAGCATTGATATCCTTCATTATTTCTTG GGTGACCTTTATAATAGCATTCCTTCTGTTATTAACTGGTGCTGCACTCAACGACCAGCATGGTGAAGAAAGGATGTATTTTGGTAACTATTGCTATGTTGTCAAGCCTGGAGTTTTCTCTGGAGGGGCTGTGATGTCCCTCGCAAGTGTTGCTCTGGGGATCGTTTACTATGTTGCCTTATCATCATCAAAGAATGTGCAGTCTTGGGATCCCCAGCGAAACCAGGGCATTGCAATGGGGCATGCTCAGATCCCTCCGCAGAGCACACAACCGGTTTTTGTGCACGAGGATACATATAACAGGCAGCAATTTCCATGA